In one Gracilinanus agilis isolate LMUSP501 chromosome 6, AgileGrace, whole genome shotgun sequence genomic region, the following are encoded:
- the RELA gene encoding transcription factor p65 isoform X2 has translation MEGLLPMIFASDSPPTRGPFVEIIEQPKQRGMRFRYKCEGRSAGSIPGERSTDTTKTHPTIKIHGYSGPGTVRISLVTKEPPHRPHPHELVGKDCRDGFYEAELCPDHSIHSFQNLGIQCVKKRDLEQAIAHRMQTNNNPFNVPLEEQRGDYDLNAVRLCFQVTIRDSTGRPLVLPPVLSHPIYDNRAPNTAELKICRVNRNSGSCLGGDEIFLLCDKVQKEDIEVCFSGPGWEARGSFSQADVHRQVAIVFRTPPYAEAALQAPVRVHMQLRRPSDRELSEPMEFQYLPDTDDRHRIEEKRKRTLGTFKNIMKTSPFSGNPDTWTPPRRIAVPSRTTASAPKPPGILPGLPSSVPQPYTFPPSLSTINLEELSPMVFPAGHVPAPALAPASTPAPSLVPAPPTTAPALPPISQAGEGTLSEALLGLQFDTDGDLAEILADPDSTYTNLAAIDNSEFQQLLNQGMPGTLEGPGPSGEPMLMEYPESITRLMTGSQRPPEPTPAPPGASGLANGLLGADEVFPSMGDLDISAFLSQISS, from the exons ATGGAGG GTCTGTTACCCATGATCTTTGCCTCAG ATTCACCCCCTACCCGGGGCCCTTTCGTGGAGATCATTGAGCAGCCTAAGCAGCGGGGGATGCGCTTCCGCTACAAGTGTGAAGGTCGCTCGGCAGGGAGCATCCCGGGGGAGCGCAGCACGGACACCACCAAGACCCACCCCACCATCAAG ATCCATGGCTACTCAGGACCAGGGACTGTCCGAATCTCCCTGGTGACCAAGGAGCCTCCTCACCGGCCTCACCCTCATGAGTTGGTGGGGAAGGACTGTAGGGATGGTTTCTATGAAGCTGAGCTCTGCCCTGACCACAGCATCCACAG CTTCCAGAACCTGGGGATTCAGTGTGTGAAGAAGCGAGATCTGGAGCAGGCCATTGCCCACCGAATGCAGACCAACAACAACCCCTTCAATG TTCCTCTGGAAGAACAGCGGGGAGACTATGACCTGAATGCCGTCCGGCTCTGCTTCCAAGTGACCATTCGGGACTCTACAGGCAGGCCCCTTGTCCTGCCCCCTGTCCTGTCCCATCCCATCTATGACAACC GGGCCCCCAACACCGCGGAGCTGAAGATCTGCCGTGTGAACCGCAACTCGGGGAGCTGCCTGGGTGGGGACGAGATCTTCCTCCTGTGCGACAAGGTGCAGAAAG AGGACATCGAGGTGTGCTTCTCGGGGCCTGGATGGGAGGCGCGCGGATCCTTCTCCCAGGCCGACGTGCACAGGCAGGTGGCCATCGTGTTCCGCACGCCGCCATACGCCGAGGCCGCCTTACAGGCCCCCGTGCGGGTCCACATGCAGCTTCGGCGGCCTTCTGACCGGGAGCTCAGCGAGCCCATGGAGTTCCAGTATCTGCCAGACACAG ACGATCGACACAGAATTGAAGAGAAACGCAAGAGGACGTTGGGCACCTTTAAGAACATCATGAAGACGAGCCCTTTCAGTG GCAATCCTGATACCTGGACACCCCCCAGACGCATCGCCGTGCCCTCCCGCACCACAGCCTCTGCTCCCAAACCCCCAG GTATCCTTCCTGGCCTGCCTTCCTCAGTGCCCCAGCCCTACACCTTCCCACCATCCCTCAGTACCATCAACCTGGAGGAGCTTTCTCCCATGGTCTTTCCAGCTGGCCATGTCCCAGCCCCAGCCCTGGCCCCTGCCTCTACGCCAGCCCCCTCCCTGGTTCCAGCCCCCCCCACGACTGCCCCTGCCCTGCCACCCATCTCCCAGGCTGGGGAGGGAACGCTGTCCGAGGCCCTGCTGGGGCTGCAGTTTGATACAGATGGAGATCTGGCCGAGATTCTGGCTGACCCTGACAGCACCTACACCAACCTGGCAGCCATCGACAATTCGGAGTTCCAACAGCTGCTGAACCAGGGGATGCCAGGGACCCTCGAAGGGCCTGGGCCCTCAGGGGAGCCCATGCTGATGGAATACCCCGAGTCAATCACCCGCCTTATGACAGGGTCTCAGCGGCCCCCCGAGCCAACCCCAGCTCCTCCGGGGGCCTCGGGGCTCGCCAACGGTCTGCTGGGGGCAGATGAAGTCTTCCCCTCCATGGGGGATTTGGACATATCGGCCTTCCTAAGTCAGATCAGCTCTTAA
- the RELA gene encoding transcription factor p65 isoform X1: protein MEGLLPMIFASDSPPTRGPFVEIIEQPKQRGMRFRYKCEGRSAGSIPGERSTDTTKTHPTIKIHGYSGPGTVRISLVTKEPPHRPHPHELVGKDCRDGFYEAELCPDHSIHSFQNLGIQCVKKRDLEQAIAHRMQTNNNPFNVPLEEQRGDYDLNAVRLCFQVTIRDSTGRPLVLPPVLSHPIYDNRAPNTAELKICRVNRNSGSCLGGDEIFLLCDKVQKEDIEVCFSGPGWEARGSFSQADVHRQVAIVFRTPPYAEAALQAPVRVHMQLRRPSDRELSEPMEFQYLPDTDDRHRIEEKRKRTLGTFKNIMKTSPFSAGNPDTWTPPRRIAVPSRTTASAPKPPGILPGLPSSVPQPYTFPPSLSTINLEELSPMVFPAGHVPAPALAPASTPAPSLVPAPPTTAPALPPISQAGEGTLSEALLGLQFDTDGDLAEILADPDSTYTNLAAIDNSEFQQLLNQGMPGTLEGPGPSGEPMLMEYPESITRLMTGSQRPPEPTPAPPGASGLANGLLGADEVFPSMGDLDISAFLSQISS, encoded by the exons ATGGAGG GTCTGTTACCCATGATCTTTGCCTCAG ATTCACCCCCTACCCGGGGCCCTTTCGTGGAGATCATTGAGCAGCCTAAGCAGCGGGGGATGCGCTTCCGCTACAAGTGTGAAGGTCGCTCGGCAGGGAGCATCCCGGGGGAGCGCAGCACGGACACCACCAAGACCCACCCCACCATCAAG ATCCATGGCTACTCAGGACCAGGGACTGTCCGAATCTCCCTGGTGACCAAGGAGCCTCCTCACCGGCCTCACCCTCATGAGTTGGTGGGGAAGGACTGTAGGGATGGTTTCTATGAAGCTGAGCTCTGCCCTGACCACAGCATCCACAG CTTCCAGAACCTGGGGATTCAGTGTGTGAAGAAGCGAGATCTGGAGCAGGCCATTGCCCACCGAATGCAGACCAACAACAACCCCTTCAATG TTCCTCTGGAAGAACAGCGGGGAGACTATGACCTGAATGCCGTCCGGCTCTGCTTCCAAGTGACCATTCGGGACTCTACAGGCAGGCCCCTTGTCCTGCCCCCTGTCCTGTCCCATCCCATCTATGACAACC GGGCCCCCAACACCGCGGAGCTGAAGATCTGCCGTGTGAACCGCAACTCGGGGAGCTGCCTGGGTGGGGACGAGATCTTCCTCCTGTGCGACAAGGTGCAGAAAG AGGACATCGAGGTGTGCTTCTCGGGGCCTGGATGGGAGGCGCGCGGATCCTTCTCCCAGGCCGACGTGCACAGGCAGGTGGCCATCGTGTTCCGCACGCCGCCATACGCCGAGGCCGCCTTACAGGCCCCCGTGCGGGTCCACATGCAGCTTCGGCGGCCTTCTGACCGGGAGCTCAGCGAGCCCATGGAGTTCCAGTATCTGCCAGACACAG ACGATCGACACAGAATTGAAGAGAAACGCAAGAGGACGTTGGGCACCTTTAAGAACATCATGAAGACGAGCCCTTTCAGTG CAGGCAATCCTGATACCTGGACACCCCCCAGACGCATCGCCGTGCCCTCCCGCACCACAGCCTCTGCTCCCAAACCCCCAG GTATCCTTCCTGGCCTGCCTTCCTCAGTGCCCCAGCCCTACACCTTCCCACCATCCCTCAGTACCATCAACCTGGAGGAGCTTTCTCCCATGGTCTTTCCAGCTGGCCATGTCCCAGCCCCAGCCCTGGCCCCTGCCTCTACGCCAGCCCCCTCCCTGGTTCCAGCCCCCCCCACGACTGCCCCTGCCCTGCCACCCATCTCCCAGGCTGGGGAGGGAACGCTGTCCGAGGCCCTGCTGGGGCTGCAGTTTGATACAGATGGAGATCTGGCCGAGATTCTGGCTGACCCTGACAGCACCTACACCAACCTGGCAGCCATCGACAATTCGGAGTTCCAACAGCTGCTGAACCAGGGGATGCCAGGGACCCTCGAAGGGCCTGGGCCCTCAGGGGAGCCCATGCTGATGGAATACCCCGAGTCAATCACCCGCCTTATGACAGGGTCTCAGCGGCCCCCCGAGCCAACCCCAGCTCCTCCGGGGGCCTCGGGGCTCGCCAACGGTCTGCTGGGGGCAGATGAAGTCTTCCCCTCCATGGGGGATTTGGACATATCGGCCTTCCTAAGTCAGATCAGCTCTTAA
- the RELA gene encoding transcription factor p65 isoform X3 — protein sequence MEGLLPMIFASDSPPTRGPFVEIIEQPKQRGMRFRYKCEGRSAGSIPGERSTDTTKTHPTIKIHGYSGPGTVRISLVTKEPPHRPHPHELVGKDCRDGFYEAELCPDHSIHSFQNLGIQCVKKRDLEQAIAHRMQTNNNPFNVPLEEQRGDYDLNAVRLCFQVTIRDSTGRPLVLPPVLSHPIYDNRAPNTAELKICRVNRNSGSCLGGDEIFLLCDKVQKEDIEVCFSGPGWEARGSFSQADVHRQVAIVFRTPPYAEAALQAPVRVHMQLRRPSDRELSEPMEFQYLPDTDDRHRIEEKRKRTLGTFKNIMKTSPFSGNPDTWTPPRRIAVPSRTTASAPKPPVPQPYTFPPSLSTINLEELSPMVFPAGHVPAPALAPASTPAPSLVPAPPTTAPALPPISQAGEGTLSEALLGLQFDTDGDLAEILADPDSTYTNLAAIDNSEFQQLLNQGMPGTLEGPGPSGEPMLMEYPESITRLMTGSQRPPEPTPAPPGASGLANGLLGADEVFPSMGDLDISAFLSQISS from the exons ATGGAGG GTCTGTTACCCATGATCTTTGCCTCAG ATTCACCCCCTACCCGGGGCCCTTTCGTGGAGATCATTGAGCAGCCTAAGCAGCGGGGGATGCGCTTCCGCTACAAGTGTGAAGGTCGCTCGGCAGGGAGCATCCCGGGGGAGCGCAGCACGGACACCACCAAGACCCACCCCACCATCAAG ATCCATGGCTACTCAGGACCAGGGACTGTCCGAATCTCCCTGGTGACCAAGGAGCCTCCTCACCGGCCTCACCCTCATGAGTTGGTGGGGAAGGACTGTAGGGATGGTTTCTATGAAGCTGAGCTCTGCCCTGACCACAGCATCCACAG CTTCCAGAACCTGGGGATTCAGTGTGTGAAGAAGCGAGATCTGGAGCAGGCCATTGCCCACCGAATGCAGACCAACAACAACCCCTTCAATG TTCCTCTGGAAGAACAGCGGGGAGACTATGACCTGAATGCCGTCCGGCTCTGCTTCCAAGTGACCATTCGGGACTCTACAGGCAGGCCCCTTGTCCTGCCCCCTGTCCTGTCCCATCCCATCTATGACAACC GGGCCCCCAACACCGCGGAGCTGAAGATCTGCCGTGTGAACCGCAACTCGGGGAGCTGCCTGGGTGGGGACGAGATCTTCCTCCTGTGCGACAAGGTGCAGAAAG AGGACATCGAGGTGTGCTTCTCGGGGCCTGGATGGGAGGCGCGCGGATCCTTCTCCCAGGCCGACGTGCACAGGCAGGTGGCCATCGTGTTCCGCACGCCGCCATACGCCGAGGCCGCCTTACAGGCCCCCGTGCGGGTCCACATGCAGCTTCGGCGGCCTTCTGACCGGGAGCTCAGCGAGCCCATGGAGTTCCAGTATCTGCCAGACACAG ACGATCGACACAGAATTGAAGAGAAACGCAAGAGGACGTTGGGCACCTTTAAGAACATCATGAAGACGAGCCCTTTCAGTG GCAATCCTGATACCTGGACACCCCCCAGACGCATCGCCGTGCCCTCCCGCACCACAGCCTCTGCTCCCAAACCCCCAG TGCCCCAGCCCTACACCTTCCCACCATCCCTCAGTACCATCAACCTGGAGGAGCTTTCTCCCATGGTCTTTCCAGCTGGCCATGTCCCAGCCCCAGCCCTGGCCCCTGCCTCTACGCCAGCCCCCTCCCTGGTTCCAGCCCCCCCCACGACTGCCCCTGCCCTGCCACCCATCTCCCAGGCTGGGGAGGGAACGCTGTCCGAGGCCCTGCTGGGGCTGCAGTTTGATACAGATGGAGATCTGGCCGAGATTCTGGCTGACCCTGACAGCACCTACACCAACCTGGCAGCCATCGACAATTCGGAGTTCCAACAGCTGCTGAACCAGGGGATGCCAGGGACCCTCGAAGGGCCTGGGCCCTCAGGGGAGCCCATGCTGATGGAATACCCCGAGTCAATCACCCGCCTTATGACAGGGTCTCAGCGGCCCCCCGAGCCAACCCCAGCTCCTCCGGGGGCCTCGGGGCTCGCCAACGGTCTGCTGGGGGCAGATGAAGTCTTCCCCTCCATGGGGGATTTGGACATATCGGCCTTCCTAAGTCAGATCAGCTCTTAA